The sequence tgggagtcgacCCTGCTGAagactgcagaaggggagcactacctccacaccctaaggaggggcccttcaggagccctcggccagggcccagcTTGGCTGCCTTTTGGTGTTGGCCCAGTTCACcagctaatgcaaaatgcagcaactcaAATATTAATATCATgttatgctgctgctgaaagaattgcattggctgccaattagccaCTGGGCTAAACTTAAAGTGGGGgctggtttacaaagccctgtacagattgggaccaggataccatttcatatatatgtgtgtgtatttatatatgcatttttgttgtttttattgtgttcttattgttttaagccactttgatttttttaatgaaattgcagtctacaaatatttttataaaacaaacacaaataaatatacccAAGTGATGactgcaggagagggcaacctgcagataccatctaatcaggaggtcctttctgcatgATGTTGGAactgaacctttagtgtggtggcacccacccttcTGAATTCCCTCCCATTGCATATCAGGCAGGGAAGGATAAGATGGTGCCACTTTGGCCCATGGGAGCAATTCGGACAAGATTCATgtccctttgagaggaagggtaggatataaatttaataaataaataaataaatataaattcaataaacaaacaataccACATAGTTCTATAAAACTTGCCACACCCAACCTTGGTCTAAGACAACAATTAGTTATGAAGAGTACTAAGCTGATTGTCTATCTCCATTTGGCTCTCATCTGTGAGAGGTAGGTTTGCACCTGGGCAATGGCTGATTCCCTTCCATGAAGGATAGGAACCTGTATTTCTCATGCCCAAccttcacacatacacatgcacacacttcttGAGGCAAGGCTCAGAGTTGAGAACTGGAGGAGAGACACATAAGGAGACTGGGAATAGCTGCAGTGGAAACTGAGAGGACGTTAACTGCATATGCCTACTATTTTCTATGTTCAGAGACCTCTGGAATGACATCTCTTTCCCATGGCGGTGACACTAGGAGGCACCAACAGAGCCAAGCCACAGCTAAGAGTAAAGTCTCTGGGAGGAAACCTCCAGGTGTGTTGATAAAGGATACTGAGGGAGAACAGAGTAATTCTGTGCCCGAGAAGCAGCAGTTCGTTACCACTGAAAAAATTACATCTGATAAAAATTCAGTATGTAATGAAGTCATTGGACAACCCTCTTCCAATACTGGACATGCAGCTGATGGCAAAGCGAGCCCCTCTGGGGACACTCCAGCACCTGGTAGGAAGTCAGAGAATGGTGAAAAGCCAGATTTTAATATTGAACTTGAAAGATCTGCAAGTGAGGTAAGGCCACCACCCCATGAAAAACCAGCCCCTGAAAAACCagaacatgatgatgatgatgacgacgacgacgatgacgacgacgacgatgacgacgacgatgatgatgatgacgatgatgatgatgacgatgatgaggacgatgacgatgatgacgacgacgatgatgacgacgacgacgatgacgacgacgatgatgatgacgacgatgatgatgacgacgacaatggtgatgacgacgatgatgatgacgacgatgatgatgacgacgacaatGGTGATGGTAACTGATAACGGGAGCACTAGTGGAGATGATCCTAGTCAAAGATTAAGACCCCAAGATTAAGATGATGACGACGACAATAATGATGATGAGGACGATGAGGATGAGGataatgatgatgacaatgacgaCAATGGTGATGGTAATTTATAatggagagcttcagctatggggcggtatataaatgtaataaataaacaaataaataaatgggtgcaGCAATGGAGATGATAAGACCTAGTGAAAGATTAAGACCAGAAGATTATGATGATGACAACGACAATAATGATGATGAGGACGATGATAACGATGATTTCGATGACGACAGTGGTGAT comes from Rhineura floridana isolate rRhiFlo1 chromosome 6, rRhiFlo1.hap2, whole genome shotgun sequence and encodes:
- the LOC133386925 gene encoding nucleolin-like, whose translation is MKPGSLLLLLGSFVLWTTLLAAPPEETSGMTSLSHGGDTRRHQQSQATAKSKVSGRKPPGVLIKDTEGEQSNSVPEKQQFVTTEKITSDKNSVCNEVIGQPSSNTGHAADGKASPSGDTPAPGRKSENGEKPDFNIELERSASEVRPPPHEKPAPEKPEHDDDDDDDDDDDDDDDDDDDDDDDDDDDDDEDDDDDDDDDDDDDDDDDDDDDDDDDDDDDNGDDDDDDDDDDDDDDNGDGN